The Syntrophales bacterium region CCTTCGACGGGCCGCCGTCAGCGCTTGCCCCGGGTGGAGAAACGCAGGGGCCGCGGTGAACGGTGATGGCCGGATGAACTGGAACCCGCCGGGCCGGCCGCGGCGCCGCCCTGCTGCTGCGAGCCCGCAGACCCCGTTGTCGCCGGGAGAGACCGGCGGATCGGTTCCTTGCCGGATCGGGCGAGGGGGCGGGGCGATGCCGGTCGCGGGCTCTGCTTCCTCTCTTTTGCCTGCCGGGCGTGGCCCTCCTCCATGGTTCCGCTGTAATCGAAATCGGGCAGGCGCCTCCGCTCGATCCGGGCGCCGAGGACTCTCTCGATTTCCCGCACCATCCCCTCATCCCCCTTCGAAGCAAAGGTGAAGGCCTCGCCGGTTCTGCTGGCGCGTCCCGTACGGCCGATGCGGTGCGTGTAGGCATCGACCGTGTCGGGCATGTCGTAATTGATGACATGGGAGATGTCCGAGACGTCGATGCCGCGGGCGGCGATGTCCGTTGCGACGAGGATGTCGAACGTCCCGTTCCGGAAGCCGTTGATGGCACTCTGGCGCCTGTTCTGTGTCATGTTTCCCTGGAGGGCCGAGACGCGGAACGAACTCTTCTCCAGGTGTGCCGCCAGGCTGCGGGCCCGGTGCTTCGTCCGGGTAAAGACCAGGACACGGCCCGTCGCCGTTTCCTTGAGCACGGTCGTGAGGAGCTTCGTCTTGAGGCCGTCCGCCGCCGGGTAGAGGGCATGGGAGACCGTCTCGACGGGCACGGTGGCACCGATCTGGATCGTGGCGGGGTTGGTCAGGATGCTGTCCGCCAGGGAGCGGATGTCCTTCGGCATGGTGGCGGAGAAGAACAGGGTCTGCCGCTTCGCCGGCAGTTTCTGGAGGATCCGGCGGATGTCCGGCAGGAAGCCCATGTCGCACATGCGGTCGGCCTCGTCCAGAACCAGTGTCTCGACCCGGGAAAGATCGATGTTTCCGTCTCCCATGTGGTCCAGCAGGCGGCCGGGGCAGGCGACGATGATCGCCGCGCCCCGCCTGATGGCCGCGACCTGTCCTCCCTTTCCCACGCCGCCGTAGACGGCGACGCTGCGAATGGGGGTATAGCGGCCCAGGTCCGCGATGGTCTGGTGGATCTGTTCGGCCAGTTCGCGGGTGGGGGCGAGGATCAGGGCGCGGATGCGCTTGGCAGGCCCCCTGGCCAGTCGCTGCAGGATGGGCAGCACAAAGGCCGCCGATTTTCCCGTGCCGGTCTGGGCAAGGCCCATCACGTCGCGTCCTTCAAGGACGACAGGGATGGCTTGTTCCTGGATGGGGGTGGGGGTTTTGTAGCCGGCCTTCCGAATGCCGGCAAAGATGTGGGGCTCGAGCTGAAACTCTTCAAAATGCACGAATGGTTCTCCTTGACTCCGTTGAGCCAAGGGGCACTCTCAGCTCGATGAAGCTCTGCAAATTCCTTTGCGTGGTTGATTTACGAACCGTATGGTTCGCATGGATTGCGGCGGCTTGTATCCCCGATCCGGCTTCAATGCAAGGATTATTATCGTTCCGGTCTCCCGGAGAGGCCTTCAGGCGGATGGAAAAGGCGGGATCCCGACTCGGAAAGCACGCTTGTGTCCGGGGCCGCCAACTTCCGCCGGTACGCGCCGATTCAGGCCGGCAGACGGTCGAGAATCCCGAACACCGCCTCGTTGATCCCGCAGAACCGATGTGTGCCAGGCGACAGAATCTCGGCTTCATTCTGGATCCAGGGGGCCGGGACGAGTTCATCCCGGCAGTTCTCCACGAGGAGCCGAACGCTCTCCAGTGTCGATTCCAGGTGGAACTGGAGCCCCAGGACGCGTCCGCCGTAAAGGAACGCCTGGTTCTCGCAGGCCTCGCTGCGGGCCAGGTGAGCGGCTCCCGGTGGAATGTCAAAGGTGTCGCCATGCCAGTGGAAAGCGACGAGCCGTTCCGGCAGAGATCCGAAGACGTCGGACCGCCGGGCCGGCTCCGTCCACTCGATGGGGTACCAGCCGATCTCCTTGTACGGGTTCCTGCGGACCCTGGCGCCGAGAACATCGGCGATGAGTTGTGCGCCGAGGCAGATGCCGATCATGGTCTTCCCCGCCGCGATGGCCTCGCCGATAAAGCGCTTCTCCCGGGCCAGCCAGGGATAATGATCCTCTTCGTAGATGTTCATGGGGCCGCCCATAACCACCAGCCGGTCGAAATCGTTCATCTGCGGGAGCCCGCCGTCCTCGAACAAGCGGGTCGCCGTGAGCTGATGGCCGCTGGACTCCGCCCAGGCCTGGATGACCGCAGGGCCTTCAAAGGGAACGTGCTGCAGATAATGAATTCTCATGGTATCCATGGCCCAGTCCGTTTCTTGAAAGCCCGTGGCATCAAGCCTTCCGCTCCTTGAGCCTCCGGGCAGTATGCACGGCTTTCTTCATGACCTGCTCCGTCGCCGACAGGGCCCAGGCATCGTCCATGACGGCCCGTTTCCTGTCGGAGAAAGTGCCGTCGTCGTTCAATTTGCCTGCCACGGCCCCGATCCCGCAGGCAACCCCCGCGTGGTGGACCGCCGGTGTCCACATTTCATGAAGAAGAAAGGCGTTGTGGAGGCTCTGGAGGGTGGACTCGACACCGAAGTTCCGGAGCCAGCCAACTGCGATGGCCACACCGACCTTGTCCCGAAGGGCCGTGTGGCCCTGGCGGCCGAAGGTAAAGCATCTCGTCCGGTCGACGAGACAGGCCATCCGGCCGGAGAGGCGGGTGAAATAGACAGGGGTCGCCAGGACGAGGACGTCGCATTCCCGGATCTTCTGCAGGATGTCCGAAGCGTCGTCCTCGATGCTGCAGAGCTTCTCCGGCGTCTGCTTGCGCATGCACCAGTTGCAGTGGTTGCAGTCGCCGATGGCGAGACCCGCCAGGGCGATCATTTCCGTTGCCACATCCGGCTCCGCCGCCGCGGCCTGGAGGGCGTACTCCGTCAGCGAGGCGGTATTCCCGTTCTTTATGGGACTGGAGTGAATGCCGAGAACCCTGATTGTTTCCATGAATGCCTGTTTCCCTCCTTGCCGGCCGCGATCGTCTCTTTGTCGGCCTTCCTGAACGGGACCGTCCGCTTCCGTGACGGTCGGCCGCGGTGGAACACGACCCCCATCCCGTCAATCGGTGTGTATGATTCCTTCGAGGTATGTCACGGCCCGGCCTGCGATCCGGACGCGGTCGCCCAGGTGGGCGCAGAAGAGCTCTCCGCCCCGGGGAGAGACCTGGATGGAATGCAGATCCTTCTTTCCCAGCCGCTCCGACCAGTAGGGAATCAGGGTGCAGTGGGAGGATCCTGTGACGGGATCTTCCGGCACGCCCACCCGGGGGGCGAAGAAGCGGGAGACAAAATCGGACTCTCTTCCCGGCGCTGTCGCGATGATTCCCGTACAGTCGAGCTTGACCAGTTCCTCCATCCGGGGCCGGAGTCCCCGGACCGTCTCCTCGCTGTCCAGGATCGCCATGTAGTCCCGGGAACGGAAGACCGCCAGGGGCGAAATGCCCAGGCCCGCCGTCAGCGCCTCCGGCAGGGGACAGGGATCCGCCGGCCGGGCGGGGAAGTCCATGGCCAGGAGGTCTCCCTGTTTTTCCACCGTGAGGATTCCGCTTCTGGTCTGGAACTCCGCGCGGCCCAGGGCGGGCTCGAGATAGCGGAAAATGACGTATGCCGAGGCAAGCGTTGCATGGCCGCACAGGTCGATTTCCGCGGCGGGGGTGAACCACCGCAGGCGGTACTCGCCGTCCCGGCCGCTGAAAAAAGCCGTCTCGGAGAGATTGTTTTCGGCGGCGATGGACTGGAGGACGGCGTCCGCGGGCCATTCATCCAGCGGGCAGACCGCCGCCGGATTGCCTGCGAAGAGGCGGTTGGTGAAGGCGTCGATCTGG contains the following coding sequences:
- a CDS encoding PhzF family phenazine biosynthesis protein; the protein is MHLPLYQIDAFTNRLFAGNPAAVCPLDEWPADAVLQSIAAENNLSETAFFSGRDGEYRLRWFTPAAEIDLCGHATLASAYVIFRYLEPALGRAEFQTRSGILTVEKQGDLLAMDFPARPADPCPLPEALTAGLGISPLAVFRSRDYMAILDSEETVRGLRPRMEELVKLDCTGIIATAPGRESDFVSRFFAPRVGVPEDPVTGSSHCTLIPYWSERLGKKDLHSIQVSPRGGELFCAHLGDRVRIAGRAVTYLEGIIHTD
- a CDS encoding flavodoxin family protein; this encodes METIRVLGIHSSPIKNGNTASLTEYALQAAAAEPDVATEMIALAGLAIGDCNHCNWCMRKQTPEKLCSIEDDASDILQKIRECDVLVLATPVYFTRLSGRMACLVDRTRCFTFGRQGHTALRDKVGVAIAVGWLRNFGVESTLQSLHNAFLLHEMWTPAVHHAGVACGIGAVAGKLNDDGTFSDRKRAVMDDAWALSATEQVMKKAVHTARRLKERKA
- a CDS encoding DEAD/DEAH box helicase, encoding MHFEEFQLEPHIFAGIRKAGYKTPTPIQEQAIPVVLEGRDVMGLAQTGTGKSAAFVLPILQRLARGPAKRIRALILAPTRELAEQIHQTIADLGRYTPIRSVAVYGGVGKGGQVAAIRRGAAIIVACPGRLLDHMGDGNIDLSRVETLVLDEADRMCDMGFLPDIRRILQKLPAKRQTLFFSATMPKDIRSLADSILTNPATIQIGATVPVETVSHALYPAADGLKTKLLTTVLKETATGRVLVFTRTKHRARSLAAHLEKSSFRVSALQGNMTQNRRQSAINGFRNGTFDILVATDIAARGIDVSDISHVINYDMPDTVDAYTHRIGRTGRASRTGEAFTFASKGDEGMVREIERVLGARIERRRLPDFDYSGTMEEGHARQAKERKQSPRPASPRPLARSGKEPIRRSLPATTGSAGSQQQGGAAAGPAGSSSSGHHRSPRPLRFSTRGKR
- a CDS encoding type 1 glutamine amidotransferase, with translation MDTMRIHYLQHVPFEGPAVIQAWAESSGHQLTATRLFEDGGLPQMNDFDRLVVMGGPMNIYEEDHYPWLAREKRFIGEAIAAGKTMIGICLGAQLIADVLGARVRRNPYKEIGWYPIEWTEPARRSDVFGSLPERLVAFHWHGDTFDIPPGAAHLARSEACENQAFLYGGRVLGLQFHLESTLESVRLLVENCRDELVPAPWIQNEAEILSPGTHRFCGINEAVFGILDRLPA